A single genomic interval of Babylonia areolata isolate BAREFJ2019XMU chromosome 26, ASM4173473v1, whole genome shotgun sequence harbors:
- the LOC143300273 gene encoding neuronal acetylcholine receptor subunit alpha-7-like has translation MKGYDPLVRPVVNFSQPVYLRLSMGLKSFIELDMKKQTLVCFGWLGVVWHDHFLRWDLDQFPFHKVQLTPDMVWRPDLVIYNTVDDLDQLEDQKRKVIIESTGKVTWYPGGLFQTTCSIDIFHYPLDTQTCSVEISTWSSSNEDIKVFADPAFENTNSLETHPEWALVRKKAEYTYLSSINYWRVQFTFVLRRKVTFYILNMILPMLLLSLMNCLVFLLPEDSGEKMTVSVTMFLSFAVFLSLINTSLPQNSDTRRATAFRADKSSLGR, from the exons ATGAAAGGCTATGACCCATTGGTGCGCCCAGTCGTCAACTTTTCTCAGCCAGTTTATCTGCGTCTGTCCATGGGCTTGAAGAGTTTCATCGAGCTAGACATGAAGAAACAGACCTTGGTCTGCTTTGGCTGGCTGGGCGTGGTGTGGCATGACCACTTTCTGCGCTGGGATCTGGACCAGTTCCCTTTCCACAAAGTTCAGCTGACTCCGGACATGGTATGGCGTCCTGACCTCGTCATTTATAACACAGTGGATGATCTGGACCAGCTGGAAGACCAGAAGAGAAAGGTTATCATTGAATCCACAGGAAAAGTGACATGGTATCCTGGAGGGCTGTTTCAGACTACCTGTTCTATCGACATTTTCCACTACCCTCtcgacacacagacatgctcagTGGAAATATCAACTTGGTCCTCATCAAACGAAGACATAAAGGTCTTTGCGGATCCAGCCTTTGAGAATACCAACAGCTTAGAAACCCATCCTGAATGGGCACTCGTGAGAAAGAAGGCAGAATACACCTATTTGTCTAGCATCAACTACTGGCGCGTTCAGTTTACATTTGTTCTGAGACGTAAAGTAACGTTTTACATATTGAACATGATTTTACCAatgttgttactgtctctgaTGAATTGTCTGGTATTCTTGCTACCCGAGGATTCAGGAGAAAAGATGACAGTCAGCGTCACTATGTTTCTATCTTTTGCAGTCTTCTTGTCTCTCATCAATACATCTCTTCCTCAAAACTCTGACACC CGGAGAGCTACAGCATTCCGGGCGGACAAATCCTCCTTAGGCCGGTGA
- the LOC143300272 gene encoding acetylcholine receptor subunit alpha-L1-like — translation MANFVSCHAEIKDNRSFLYHEILMKNYDPLSRPVANFSQQVHVNLSIGMKTFIELDMKKQTLVSFGWLAVNWYDEFLRWDLNQYPYQDIHLNPDMVWLPDLVIFNTVSDVDQLEDQTIKVIVHHTGKVTWYPGGLFQTFCSVNIFYYPLDTQTCSVDVSAWTSSNDILNGTTINPAFQRVEETESHPEWKLIGMEAEYQLFYTNYWCIYFTFILKRKVVFYVLNMIVPVLLLSLMNCLVFLLPAESGEKMTVSVTTFISFELFFSFINDSLPQNSDTPGNGPDSNEHFRIQVWASAITSRGRKQRVLTA, via the exons ATGGCGAATTTCGTCTCTTGTCATGCTGAGATCAAGGACAACAGAAGTTTCCTGTATCACGAGATACTCATGAAAAACTATGATCCATTAAGTCGACCGGTAGCTAATTTCTCCCAACAGGTTCATGTGAATCTTTCGATTGGCATGAAGACTTTTATAGAGCTGGACATGAAGAAACAGACTCTGGTTTCATTTGGCTGGCTAGCCGTCAACTGGTATGACGAGTTTCTGCGCTGGGACCTGAATCAGTATCCTTACCAAGATATCCATTTGAATCCAGATATGGTGTGGCTTCCTGACCTGGTCATTTTTAACACAGTCAGTGATGTGGACCAGTTGGAAGACCAAACGATAAAAGTGATCGTTCATCACACAGGCAAAGTCACGTGGTACCCCGGAGGACTGTTCCAGACTTTCTGTTCCGTCAACATTTTTTACTACCCtctggacacacagacatgctccgTGGATGTCTCTGCTTGGACTTCCTCGAATGACATCCTGAATGGAACCACGATAAATCCAGCCTTTCAAAGGGTAGAGGAGACAGAATCCCACCCTGAATGGAAACTGATAGGCATGGAGGCTGAGTACCAACTTTTTTATACCAATTATTGGTGCATTTATTTCACATTTATATTGAAACGTAAAGTGGTGTTCTACGTATTGAACATGATTGTACCGGTCTTGTTGCTGTCTCTGATGAACTGTCTGGTGTTCCTGCTGCCCGCTGAATCAGGAGAAAAAATGACGGTCAGTGTCACAACATTTATATCATTTgaactcttcttttctttcatcaacGACTCACTTCCTCAAAACTCTGACACA cctgGGAACGGGCCTGACTCCAATGAGCACTTCAGGATTCAGGTCTGGGCCTCGGCCATCACTTCACGGGGCAGAAAGCAGCGAGTCCTCACAGCCTGA